CAGCGCCCGGTGATCTCGCCTTCGGCATCCGCGGTGGTAGTGGTCTCGCCCAGTTTCACCCGCACATGATAGCGCTTGTCCGCATCCAGGAGAAAAGCGGAAATCTTGGTGGCATTGCCAAAGCACAATGGCAACAGCCCGGTGGCCAGAGGATCCAGACTGCCTGTATGTCCCGCCTTCTGAGCCTTGTACAGATGTTTCACTTCCTGCAGCGCCGCATTGGAGGTCAGGCCCAGAGGCTTGTCCAGCAACAGGATACCCGAGATATTGCGCCCGCGACGGCGTCTACCCATCGTCTTCACCACTATCACTGGCAACAGCTTTCTGGATGAGAGCCTCCAGCCGCTGACCTTCTTCGATGGAACTGTCGTAAACGAATTTGAGTTCCGGAACAGTACGCAGTTTCATTGCCTGCCCCAGTCGGCGGCGCAGAAAGCCTGCCGCTTTGCCCAACAGCTGCGTGAAAAACCCGGCTTCCGATTTGTCCAGAATGGTGAAGTACACTTTTGCATGAGACAGATCACGGGTCACACGCACCTCCTGCACCGTCACTTCTGACAGGCGTGGATCCTTGACGGCATCCCGCAGCAGCAGGGCAAGTTCCCGCTGCATCTGAGAGCCAATGCGGTCGGCACGGCTGAATTCCTTCATTACAGCTCTCGTTGCACCTCGGTACGGGAGAAGACTTCGATCTGGTCGCCAGGCTTCACGTCATTATAGTTCTTCACGCCAATACCGCATTCGGTGCCCGCCTTCACTTCGTTGACATCATCCTTGTGACGGCGCAGGGACTCCAGTTCACCCTCGTAGATGACCACATTGTCACGCAATACACGGATGGGACTATGGCGCTTGACCACTCCTTCCACAACCATGCACCCGGCAATGGCGCCCAACTTGGAAGAACGGAATACGTCGCGAACTTCCGCCAGGCCGATGATCTCCTCACGAATTTCCGGCGACAACAGACCGGAAACCGCCTGTTTCACATCATCGATGACTTCATAGATGATGCTGTAGTAACGCAGATCGAGATCGCTTTCCTCGATGACCTTGCGCGCAGCGGCATCGGCCCGCACATTGAAACCGATGATGGCTGCACCGGAAGTCAGGGCCAGGTTGGCGTCCGACTCATTGATGCCACCCACGCCTGAGGCCACAATCTTCACCCGTGCCTCATCCGTGTGTATCTTCTGCAAGGATTCTTTCAGGGCTTCCACGGAACCCTGTACATCAGCCTTGATAATCAGGTTGACATAGGCCACATCACCTTCGCCCATACGCGTGAACATCTCGTTGAGCTTGGCGGCCTTCTGTTCCGCCAGGCGGGAATCGCGCTGCTGTTCGCGACGATTTTCCGCCACCTCACGAGCCTTCTTCTCATCCTTCAGAGCCACCAGGCCGTCACCCGCCTGAGGAGTACCGGACAGACCCAAAACCTCCACAGGCGTTGAAGGGCCGGCTTCGGTCACGGGTTTGCCATTCTCATCGAACATGGCGCGCACCCGGCCGAACTCCACACCAGCCACTACGGCATCTCCCTTGTGCAGGGTGCCGGATTGCACCAGCACCGTAGCGACCGGGCCACGGCCCTTGTCCAGACTGGATTCAACGATGGTTCCCTGAGCCAGGCCTTCTACAGGTGCTTTGAATTCATGCATTTCAGCCTGCAGCAAAATACCATCCAACAATGCATCCACGCCCTCGCCGGTCTTGGCAGAGACCTGGATGAACTGGGTATCACCACCCCAGTCTTCAGGCACCACTTCCTCGGCCACCAATTCCTGCATGACGCGATCCGGCTGGGCTTCAGGCTTGTCGATTTTGTTCACGGCCACGATCAGTGGAACCCCGGCAGCCTTGGCATGCTGCACGGCTTCCTTGGTCTGAGGCATGACGCCATCATCCGCTGCTACCACCAGAATGATGATATCCGTGGCTTTGGCACCCCGGGCACGCATGGCGGAAAAGGCCGCGTGCCCTGGCGTATCCAGAAAAGTAATGGTGCCATGATCGGTTTCCACCCGGTAGGCGCCAATGTGCTGGGTAATACCACCAGCCTCGCCATCAGCCACCCGGGACTTGCGGATGTAGTCCAGCAGGGAGGTCTTGCCGTGATCCACATGACCCATGATCGTGACTACGGGCGCACGCGGCAGCAATTCACCCTGAGGTTCTTCAGAGATCTCCGCGAGCAATTTGTCTTCCACGTCTTCTTTCTTCTGGAATACGACCTTGTGCCCCATTTCCTCAACAACCAGGGCTGCAGTATCCTGATCCAGCACCTGGTTGATGGTGACCATCATGCCCATCTTCATGAGTTCTTTGATCACCTCGGCGGCCTTGACCGACATCTGCTGGGCCAGTTCTCCCACGCTGATGTTGTCAGGGACTTTCACTTCGCGCACGACCGGGGCTGTTGGTTTCTGGAAACCGTGATCCATATCCGCCTGGGCGGCATCACGGCCACGGCTCTTGCGCGACGGCTTGCGGCGGCCACTCTTGCCGGCTGCCACATGAAGCTCCTTGCGTCCGCGACCGGGTTTTCCGGCACCGGCACGACGCTGGGCCTTTTCCTTGCGCTCCCGGGCTTCCTGCTGGCTTTTACGCTGCTCCTGGGCACGGCGAGCCATCTCCAGGTCTTTTTCCTTTTGTTTCTTTTCAGCCTCCACCCGGGTCCGCTCTTCCTCTTCCGCACGGGTGCGCGCTTCCTCGGCACGCTGCTTCTCTTCCTTTTCTGCTTGCAGCAGGGCTTCCTGGGCCTTGCGGCGGGCGCGTTCCTGCTCTTCTGCCTGACGGCGCTGCTGTTCCTGCTCTGCCAAAGCCTGCTTGGCTGCTTCGGCTTCCTTGAGCAACTGTTCCTTGTCCGTCTGCTCTGCTGACTGCCTGGCATAGGTGCGCTTGCGGCGCACTTCCACGTTCACGGTCTTGGCGGTTCGCGCGGCGCGTGCCGATGGAGAACGACCAGCCGATGCCGGTTGTTTCAGCTCTGTGGTGGTCTTGCGCTTAAGGGTCACCTTGCCGGTCTTGGCCGCCTTGGCCGCCGGTTCCTTCTTGCCGTGACTGCGACGCAAATAGCTAAGAAGCTCGATCTTCTCTTCTGCGGTGACGGCATCGTCACCATCTTTCTTTTCCAGACCCGCCTGGGCAAGTTGCTGCAGCAAACGATCTACCGGAACACCTACGGCGGCGGCCAACTGGCTGACTGTTATATCGCTCATGCCATTACCTCCTAGCCTTCGGACTCTGTTTCTGATTCTGCCTCTTCAAACCATGGCGCCCGTGCGGTCATGATAAGTTCACCGGCGCGCTTTTCATCCATGCCCTCGAGCTCCATGAGCTCATCCACTGACTGCTCGGCCAGATCTTCCATGCTGGTCACACCTACTGACGCCAGCTGATGCGCCAGATCCTCGCTCATGCCCTCCATGGTAAGCAGATCTTCAGCAGGTTCCGCATCAGAGAGATTCTCTTCCTTGGCGATGGCGTTGGTCAGCAGGGCATCGCTGGCGCGGCTGCGCAGTTCAGCGACAACATCTTCATCGAATTCTTCAATGGCCAGCAGTTCCTCTTCCGGCACGAAGGCAATTTCCTCGACCGAGGTAAAGCCTTCCTGAGCCAGGATGACGGCCACTTCCTCATCCACATCCAGCTGCTCCATGAAGCCCTTCACAAACTGCTGGGCCTCGGCATCCACCTTCTCCGCCAGTTCCTCTTCGCTCATCACGTTGAGGGTCCAGCCGGTCAGCTGGCTGGCCAGGCGGATATTCTGGCCACCACTGCCAATGGCCTGGGAAAGGTTCTCTTCCTTGACGGAAATATCCATGGCATGAGCATCCTCGTCCACAACGATGGAAGAGACTTCTGCCGGGGACATGGCGTTGATGATGAACTGGGCGGGATTCTCATCCCACAGGATGATGTCCACTCGCTCACCAGCCAGTTCATTGGATACAGCCTGTACCCGTGAACCCCGCATACCAACGCAAGCACCCACGGGATCAATGCGCGGGTCATTGGTGCGTACCGCAATCTTGGCTCGGCGTCCGGGATCACGGGCGGCACCAAGAATTTCGATCAGGCCATCACCCACCTCCGGCACTTCCAGCTTGAACAGCTCGATGAGCAGCTCTGGCGCGGTGCGCGACACGAACAGTTGGGGGCCACGCACATCCGTGCGGATTTCTTTCAGGAAGCCACGCAGGCGGTCGCCAATACGCACAGGCTCCTTGGGGATGACATCACTGCGGGGAACAATCGCTTCGGCATTGTTGCCAAGATCCAGGATGATCGAACCACGATCCAGGCGCTTGACCAGGCCGGTGACCAGTTGTCCCACCTTGTCTTCGTAGGCCTCCACCACCTTGGCGCGCTCGGCTTCACGAACCTTTTGCACGATAACCTGCTTGGCGGTCTGGGCGGCAATGCGGCCAAACTCGATGGACTCCATGGGCTCTTCGACATAGTCGCCAGGCTGAATCTCGGGATCTTCAGCACGCGCAGCACTTAGAGTAATCTCCGATTTGGGATTTTCCAGCACCGGGTTCTCGCTATCATCAACCACCAGCCAGCGGCGATAGGTATCATAATCTCCGGTCTCGCGATCGATGACCACACGGACTTCAATATCCCCGCCATGTTTTTTTCGTGTTGCAGAAGCAAGTGCCGCCTCGATGGCTTCGAAAATAACATCCTTTTCGACTTCTTTTTCGTTAGACACTGCGTCCACGACGAACAAGATTTCTTTGGTCATCGCAATACCCTCAATAAATTAGAATTCCGGGACAAGTCGGGCCTCCTGAATCTGATCCAGATATAAAGGATAGACTTCTCCATCCACCTCTACCAGAATATGGTTGTCCTCAAGTCCCAATAACAAACCCTTGTACTTGCGCCTGCCGCCAACAGACGGGTCAAGCTTTACATTCACCTGGCGCCCGATGTAGCGCTCGAACTGTTCTGCATCGAAAATGGGCCGGTCCATTCCCGGGGAAGAAACTTCCAGGCTGTACTGCCCTGGCAGTGGATCTTCCACATCCAGCACACCACTGAGCTGGTGGCTCACGGCGGCGCAATCGTCCACACTGATACCCTTTTCCTGATCAATATAGACACGCAACAGGTTGCCACCCTGATAGCCGCTCAGGTACTCCACCCCAACCAGCTCATAACCCATGGGTTCAACCACGCCGCGCACGACTTCCTGCAATTTGGCCGATGCTTTCTGCATTTAGCTTCAAAAAACTCCAAAAACAAAAAAATGGGCACGAGGCCCATTCCTGATATTCCAGCAACAAAAAACCCCGTAAA
This sequence is a window from Thiolapillus brandeum. Protein-coding genes within it:
- the rbfA gene encoding 30S ribosome-binding factor RbfA; the protein is MKEFSRADRIGSQMQRELALLLRDAVKDPRLSEVTVQEVRVTRDLSHAKVYFTILDKSEAGFFTQLLGKAAGFLRRRLGQAMKLRTVPELKFVYDSSIEEGQRLEALIQKAVASDSGEDDG
- the infB gene encoding translation initiation factor IF-2, whose protein sequence is MSDITVSQLAAAVGVPVDRLLQQLAQAGLEKKDGDDAVTAEEKIELLSYLRRSHGKKEPAAKAAKTGKVTLKRKTTTELKQPASAGRSPSARAARTAKTVNVEVRRKRTYARQSAEQTDKEQLLKEAEAAKQALAEQEQQRRQAEEQERARRKAQEALLQAEKEEKQRAEEARTRAEEEERTRVEAEKKQKEKDLEMARRAQEQRKSQQEARERKEKAQRRAGAGKPGRGRKELHVAAGKSGRRKPSRKSRGRDAAQADMDHGFQKPTAPVVREVKVPDNISVGELAQQMSVKAAEVIKELMKMGMMVTINQVLDQDTAALVVEEMGHKVVFQKKEDVEDKLLAEISEEPQGELLPRAPVVTIMGHVDHGKTSLLDYIRKSRVADGEAGGITQHIGAYRVETDHGTITFLDTPGHAAFSAMRARGAKATDIIILVVAADDGVMPQTKEAVQHAKAAGVPLIVAVNKIDKPEAQPDRVMQELVAEEVVPEDWGGDTQFIQVSAKTGEGVDALLDGILLQAEMHEFKAPVEGLAQGTIVESSLDKGRGPVATVLVQSGTLHKGDAVVAGVEFGRVRAMFDENGKPVTEAGPSTPVEVLGLSGTPQAGDGLVALKDEKKAREVAENRREQQRDSRLAEQKAAKLNEMFTRMGEGDVAYVNLIIKADVQGSVEALKESLQKIHTDEARVKIVASGVGGINESDANLALTSGAAIIGFNVRADAAARKVIEESDLDLRYYSIIYEVIDDVKQAVSGLLSPEIREEIIGLAEVRDVFRSSKLGAIAGCMVVEGVVKRHSPIRVLRDNVVIYEGELESLRRHKDDVNEVKAGTECGIGVKNYNDVKPGDQIEVFSRTEVQREL
- the nusA gene encoding transcription termination factor NusA encodes the protein MTKEILFVVDAVSNEKEVEKDVIFEAIEAALASATRKKHGGDIEVRVVIDRETGDYDTYRRWLVVDDSENPVLENPKSEITLSAARAEDPEIQPGDYVEEPMESIEFGRIAAQTAKQVIVQKVREAERAKVVEAYEDKVGQLVTGLVKRLDRGSIILDLGNNAEAIVPRSDVIPKEPVRIGDRLRGFLKEIRTDVRGPQLFVSRTAPELLIELFKLEVPEVGDGLIEILGAARDPGRRAKIAVRTNDPRIDPVGACVGMRGSRVQAVSNELAGERVDIILWDENPAQFIINAMSPAEVSSIVVDEDAHAMDISVKEENLSQAIGSGGQNIRLASQLTGWTLNVMSEEELAEKVDAEAQQFVKGFMEQLDVDEEVAVILAQEGFTSVEEIAFVPEEELLAIEEFDEDVVAELRSRASDALLTNAIAKEENLSDAEPAEDLLTMEGMSEDLAHQLASVGVTSMEDLAEQSVDELMELEGMDEKRAGELIMTARAPWFEEAESETESEG
- the rimP gene encoding ribosome maturation factor RimP — its product is MQKASAKLQEVVRGVVEPMGYELVGVEYLSGYQGGNLLRVYIDQEKGISVDDCAAVSHQLSGVLDVEDPLPGQYSLEVSSPGMDRPIFDAEQFERYIGRQVNVKLDPSVGGRRKYKGLLLGLEDNHILVEVDGEVYPLYLDQIQEARLVPEF